In Geobacter anodireducens, a genomic segment contains:
- a CDS encoding DNA gyrase inhibitor, with translation MITTLKCPRCRTETVWEGNPHRPFCSARCKTVDLAAWADEEYRIAGPETPADNDENDRE, from the coding sequence ATGATCACCACTCTGAAATGCCCCCGCTGCCGAACCGAAACCGTCTGGGAGGGGAATCCCCACCGGCCGTTCTGTTCGGCACGCTGCAAGACCGTTGATCTGGCCGCCTGGGCCGACGAGGAATATCGCATCGCCGGTCCCGAGACCCCTGCCGACAACGACGAAAACGACCGAGAGTAA